From Geotalea uraniireducens Rf4:
TCCCCGGACTTCAGTTCGTAGTGTTGAGAAATGCTGTCATCAATGGTGACGTTCAATGAACTGTCCTGATTAAATTTCAGCTTGAGGAATACGCCTTTCGGGCGAGGCTCACCGCCGGCAATCAGCTCGTTGCTTGCCGGATTGACTGCCGAAGCAGCAGATTCAATTGCCTTTTCACTGCTTATTTTTGCCGATGAAAGGACCGGCTGCAGGGGTGACGGCAAGACAGCAACCTGCGGCTTAGAATAAGATGGCGGCGGCGTTATGCCCCTCTTCTCATCTTTTTCCTGAAGGAAAAACGCTGCCATAAGCACAAGTGACAGAAGCAAAAGTGGAAGTATCCATCGGTTCCGTCCGCCGGTTTTTATAGTCTCGACATGCTTGGATTGAGGGCGCTCTGCTGAAGGGGGGGTAACGGGGGCACGGGCACTGTCATACATGGCGATTATTTCGTTGCCTGAAAGGCCCAGGACCCCTGCGTATAAGCGGAGGAAACCCTTTACGTAGGCGGCATTGGGAAGCTTTTCAAACATCCCTTCTTCAATGGCAACCAGGTAGTTCTTGCTTATGCGGGTCACTTTGGCCACATCGTCAAGCTGCAGCCCCTGAGACTCGCGGATTTCTTGCAGATATGCGCCGACCGGTGTTCCAGTCCTGATTGCAGTGTTTGTTTCAGGCAACATGCTCCTCACTTTAGCATATCGAGATATTCCCGGG
This genomic window contains:
- a CDS encoding helix-turn-helix domain-containing protein, which encodes MLPETNTAIRTGTPVGAYLQEIRESQGLQLDDVAKVTRISKNYLVAIEEGMFEKLPNAAYVKGFLRLYAGVLGLSGNEIIAMYDSARAPVTPPSAERPQSKHVETIKTGGRNRWILPLLLLSLVLMAAFFLQEKDEKRGITPPPSYSKPQVAVLPSPLQPVLSSAKISSEKAIESAASAVNPASNELIAGGEPRPKGVFLKLKFNQDSSLNVTIDDSISQHYELKSGDLIEWKAEKSFTLDLGNAGGVEAEFNGNPLKPFGAAGVPAHVVLKADYKQ